A genomic stretch from Candidatus Acidiferrales bacterium includes:
- a CDS encoding SgcJ/EcaC family oxidoreductase, translating into MRKTTNVQPHSSEQDDVQEINSLTHEWETAIKAKDINRLLSLMTDDVVFLAPKALPIKGKNGVEEVYRTMFAGFDIEQESRYEEIQVIGSWAFAWGTDSLTFTPAAGGDSVKMKGHCVTILQRQAGGAWKFARGINNMSQESSPSMPQR; encoded by the coding sequence ATGAGAAAAACGACGAATGTCCAACCACATTCTTCTGAACAAGACGACGTGCAAGAAATTAATAGCTTAACTCACGAATGGGAAACCGCTATCAAAGCCAAAGATATAAACAGGCTTTTGAGCCTCATGACGGACGACGTAGTTTTCCTGGCACCTAAGGCACTGCCCATAAAAGGGAAGAACGGAGTTGAAGAAGTCTATCGAACCATGTTTGCCGGGTTCGACATTGAACAGGAATCAAGATACGAGGAAATTCAGGTGATCGGCAGCTGGGCATTTGCCTGGGGCACCGACTCTCTCACTTTCACTCCAGCTGCTGGAGGCGATTCGGTTAAAATGAAAGGCCACTGTGTGACGATCCTGCAACGGCAGGCAGGCGGAGCCTGGAAGTTTGCCCGCGGGATTAATAACATGTCGCAGGAGAGTTCACCGTCGATGCCGCAGCGGTGA
- a CDS encoding CPBP family intramembrane glutamic endopeptidase: protein MNDDITVQQELPSLLQRIFVGKRGIRAGWSIGIFVVLLGLFTAAFFFPAKNLFEKNNLSLTDAMPLQSGAGELAALLGLLAASVVMALIERKPLISYGLEGTRRFARFCYGFVFGITALSVLVGVMTLCGFLSFDGQNIYGWQAVEFALGWVIVFLLVGLYEEYFLRGYIQATLTRGIGFWWSALLLSAAFGCLHLTNPGESPAGIFSAALVGMVFCISLWYLKNLWWAIGFHASWDWAESYLWGTPDSGRVVQGHLFSVHSQGNILWSGGATGPEGSLMVLPLLVIIALVMWIVWGRANKHDARSDSTAVSN, encoded by the coding sequence ATGAACGATGACATTACAGTACAGCAAGAACTTCCATCATTACTTCAGCGCATATTTGTCGGTAAGCGGGGCATACGAGCCGGCTGGAGCATCGGCATCTTTGTTGTTCTTCTGGGATTATTCACTGCCGCATTCTTTTTCCCGGCCAAGAATCTTTTCGAAAAGAACAATTTGTCCTTGACGGATGCCATGCCGCTGCAAAGCGGTGCCGGGGAGCTGGCAGCACTTCTGGGTTTGCTGGCTGCATCGGTGGTTATGGCACTTATCGAACGTAAGCCGCTCATCTCTTACGGATTAGAGGGCACTCGTCGCTTCGCAAGATTTTGTTACGGGTTTGTCTTCGGCATAACAGCGCTTTCTGTTTTGGTTGGCGTGATGACACTTTGCGGCTTCCTTTCCTTCGATGGGCAAAACATTTACGGTTGGCAGGCTGTAGAATTCGCACTCGGTTGGGTTATTGTGTTCCTTCTCGTGGGTTTGTATGAAGAATATTTTTTGCGCGGTTATATACAAGCCACATTAACGCGCGGCATTGGATTTTGGTGGAGCGCACTTCTTCTTTCTGCAGCTTTCGGTTGTCTTCACCTTACCAACCCGGGGGAATCTCCGGCCGGAATATTTTCTGCCGCACTTGTCGGTATGGTTTTTTGTATCAGCCTGTGGTATCTCAAAAATCTCTGGTGGGCGATAGGTTTTCATGCCTCGTGGGATTGGGCAGAATCGTATCTCTGGGGAACGCCAGACAGCGGCAGGGTTGTGCAAGGGCATCTCTTTTCAGTGCATTCGCAGGGAAATATTCTCTGGAGCGGAGGGGCTACAGGTCCTGAAGGAAGTTTGATGGTACTTCCTCTGCTCGTTATTATCGCGCTGGTGATGTGGATTGTTTGGGGCAGAGCAAACAAACATGATGCCCGCAGCGATAGTACGGCAGTGTCTAATTAA
- a CDS encoding DUF2085 domain-containing protein, with the protein MKRYKFIRSGFRPESELTNDTDPRQKREGMTSVGGYLLLLALAFCFDLLFTMPPFLLHFGVAADLIYKFFQPVCHQMDARSFHLFGYKLAVCSRCASIYYGLTFGIAVYPFFRSLRNVSMPGLIYIAIPIATLAADFSVNFLGITQNTFLSRSITGGLLGVSTAFFFVPVWISLMREFSQGNHIRKKSAPAPFGGSRSARREFLINEK; encoded by the coding sequence GTGAAAAGGTACAAGTTCATTCGCAGCGGCTTTCGTCCGGAATCTGAGCTGACTAATGACACGGATCCACGCCAGAAGCGTGAAGGAATGACAAGTGTCGGCGGTTATCTTCTCCTTCTTGCTTTGGCATTTTGTTTCGATTTGCTCTTCACCATGCCGCCATTTCTTCTTCATTTCGGAGTCGCTGCAGATTTGATTTACAAATTTTTCCAGCCGGTATGCCATCAGATGGATGCGCGAAGCTTCCACCTGTTCGGATACAAGCTTGCAGTTTGTTCGAGATGTGCATCGATCTATTACGGACTCACTTTCGGCATAGCAGTCTATCCTTTTTTCAGATCACTCCGCAACGTCTCAATGCCGGGTTTAATCTATATTGCAATTCCCATCGCGACGCTCGCCGCCGATTTCAGCGTTAATTTTCTCGGCATTACCCAAAACACCTTCTTGTCAAGATCCATCACCGGTGGACTTCTCGGAGTTTCTACTGCTTTCTTTTTTGTCCCTGTGTGGATATCACTTATGAGAGAATTTTCCCAAGGAAACCACATAAGAAAAAAATCTGCTCCGGCTCCATTCGGAGGAAGCCGTTCGGCAAGAAGAGAGTTTTTAATCAATGAAAAATAG
- the argB gene encoding acetylglutamate kinase gives MKIVLKIGGNEIDDQGFLKKVSTLVAKIRGDHHNVVLVHGGGKEITKLLAKLNIETKFIKGFRYTDSQSLEAVEMVLSGLINKRLVKSLQQIGVNAIGLSGVDGKILVAKRTERDGEDMGFVGEVESVNASAIEELMQKFAVVLSPISADKDSIISLNVNADYAAAAVASSIKAELALFLSNVPGVLKDGKVIPELREKEFQNLKALNVIAGGMVPKIEAAFFTLGNGSGKAFITNAEGASDLVSGRTAGTRIVA, from the coding sequence TTGAAAATCGTACTGAAGATCGGCGGAAATGAAATCGACGACCAGGGTTTCTTGAAGAAGGTGTCGACGCTTGTCGCAAAAATCCGGGGCGATCACCACAATGTGGTCCTGGTGCACGGCGGTGGAAAGGAAATCACGAAACTCCTTGCCAAGTTGAATATAGAAACCAAGTTCATCAAAGGATTCAGATATACGGATTCACAGAGCCTTGAAGCTGTGGAGATGGTGCTCTCCGGATTGATTAACAAGAGACTCGTCAAATCACTCCAGCAGATCGGAGTGAACGCCATCGGATTGAGCGGCGTTGACGGAAAAATTCTTGTTGCAAAGAGGACGGAACGCGACGGAGAAGACATGGGTTTTGTAGGAGAAGTGGAATCGGTCAATGCCTCTGCCATTGAAGAGTTAATGCAGAAATTTGCCGTCGTACTTTCGCCGATCAGCGCCGACAAGGACTCGATCATATCTCTGAACGTAAATGCAGATTACGCGGCGGCGGCGGTCGCTTCATCCATCAAGGCGGAGTTGGCATTGTTCCTGTCGAATGTCCCCGGAGTCTTGAAAGACGGCAAGGTGATTCCCGAATTGCGCGAGAAAGAATTCCAGAACCTGAAAGCTCTAAATGTGATAGCAGGCGGAATGGTTCCAAAGATCGAAGCAGCATTCTTCACTTTGGGAAACGGCTCAGGAAAAGCATTTATTACGAATGCTGAAGGAGCTTCAGACTTGGTTTCCGGAAGAACCGCCGGGACACGGATCGTGGCGTGA
- the argC gene encoding N-acetyl-gamma-glutamyl-phosphate reductase: MKSETGNNAVRIRVAIFGASGYAGYELYKILKRHNQAEIKYVTAETSAGKRLSEIFATADDTKIVRNEDVDLGQVDAVFLSLPHGAAKNVVEKIVDSSRRVKIIDLSADYRFDDAEEYAKWYGQKHTSPDFLDDFVYGLTEINREAIYKAQFVANPGCYPTATILGVYPLLKTKLADLSEPIIIDAKSGVTGAGRKVEARYLFAEVNENVSPYNIGYVHRHTGEIEQELKKAANTNVKIIFSPHLVPITRGMLNTIYVKLSQDIPTEELIHIFNKNYEDETFIRVLADNSIATFQHTINTNLCVISVKKVENSPYAIVVSSIDNLGKGAAGQAVQNFNVMCGLTESEGLI, from the coding sequence ATGAAAAGTGAAACCGGAAATAACGCAGTGAGAATCCGAGTTGCGATATTCGGAGCTTCGGGATACGCAGGCTATGAGCTGTACAAGATTCTTAAGCGGCACAATCAAGCGGAAATAAAATACGTCACCGCGGAAACATCCGCCGGGAAAAGGCTGAGCGAGATATTCGCAACTGCCGACGACACGAAAATAGTCAGGAACGAGGATGTAGACCTCGGGCAAGTTGACGCCGTATTTCTTTCGCTTCCGCACGGCGCCGCAAAGAATGTCGTGGAAAAAATCGTCGATTCGTCGCGAAGAGTAAAAATAATTGATCTAAGCGCCGATTATAGATTCGACGACGCGGAAGAATACGCGAAATGGTACGGTCAAAAACATACAAGCCCGGATTTCCTGGACGATTTTGTCTATGGATTGACCGAAATCAACCGCGAGGCAATTTATAAGGCTCAATTCGTGGCGAACCCTGGCTGCTACCCGACTGCGACTATTCTCGGCGTCTATCCCCTCCTCAAAACTAAACTCGCTGATCTATCGGAACCGATTATTATTGACGCAAAATCCGGGGTCACAGGCGCGGGAAGAAAAGTAGAGGCACGCTATCTTTTCGCGGAAGTAAACGAGAACGTCTCACCTTATAACATCGGCTACGTTCACAGGCACACCGGCGAGATCGAGCAGGAGCTGAAGAAGGCAGCGAACACGAATGTGAAAATTATTTTTTCGCCGCACCTTGTGCCGATCACAAGAGGAATGTTGAATACAATCTATGTTAAGCTCAGCCAGGATATTCCCACGGAAGAATTGATCCACATTTTCAACAAAAACTACGAGGACGAGACTTTCATCAGGGTGCTGGCGGATAATTCCATAGCGACGTTTCAACACACGATCAACACAAATCTCTGTGTTATTTCTGTGAAGAAAGTCGAAAATTCCCCCTATGCAATTGTCGTTTCTTCGATCGATAACCTCGGCAAAGGAGCGGCCGGCCAGGCAGTGCAGAATTTCAATGTGATGTGCGGATTGACTGAATCGGAAGGTCTCATTTGA
- a CDS encoding aspartate kinase: MLVVQKFGGTSVGTIERIRNVAKRVAETKSQGNDVVAVVSAMAGETNRLIDLAKSAVTEPDPREMDVLVSTGEQVSSALLSMTLNSIGCKARSLQNHQVRLLTDSSFTKAHIKRIDVKRLRNVLKEGAIAVVAGFQGVDEQGDITTLGRGGSDTTAVAIAAAMKPNVKDGLVCEIYTDVDGVYTADPNIVPAATKLKRISFEEMFELASSGSKVLQTRSVLFGMKFDIPIHVRSSFNNSEGTMVVNETLDMESVVVTGISHDKNQAKITVIHVSDKPGIAHSIFAPLAAAEINVDMIIQSASSEGYTDMSFTVPRTDYKQAIRILNELVKQNKATRVVGDDRIAKVSLVGVGMRTHSGVAAKMFKTLADAGINIQMISTSEIKISIVVNESDMKKAAQVLHKGFGLEKDAH; encoded by the coding sequence ATGCTAGTTGTTCAGAAATTTGGCGGAACATCGGTAGGAACTATCGAACGAATTCGCAATGTTGCTAAACGAGTCGCTGAGACTAAATCACAGGGGAACGACGTGGTTGCGGTCGTCAGTGCCATGGCGGGCGAAACGAACCGGCTCATCGATCTCGCGAAGTCCGCAGTAACCGAACCCGACCCGCGCGAAATGGATGTCCTCGTATCCACTGGAGAACAGGTTTCTTCCGCCCTTCTTTCGATGACGTTAAACTCCATAGGCTGCAAAGCTCGTTCGCTTCAAAACCATCAGGTCAGGCTATTGACAGATTCGTCCTTTACAAAGGCGCACATAAAACGGATCGATGTCAAAAGACTGAGAAACGTCCTCAAGGAAGGCGCCATTGCCGTGGTCGCAGGCTTCCAAGGAGTTGATGAGCAGGGGGACATCACCACACTAGGCCGCGGTGGTTCGGATACGACCGCCGTTGCAATTGCCGCAGCTATGAAGCCAAACGTAAAAGACGGTCTTGTGTGCGAAATATATACAGACGTCGACGGAGTTTACACTGCCGACCCTAACATTGTCCCGGCTGCCACTAAGCTTAAGCGAATAAGCTTCGAGGAAATGTTCGAGCTTGCGAGCTCGGGATCAAAAGTTCTCCAGACAAGATCTGTCCTTTTCGGGATGAAATTTGATATTCCAATTCACGTAAGAAGCAGTTTTAATAACAGCGAGGGTACCATGGTTGTTAACGAAACGCTCGACATGGAGAGCGTTGTTGTCACAGGAATTTCACATGACAAAAATCAGGCGAAGATAACGGTGATCCATGTTTCCGATAAACCGGGAATTGCTCACAGCATCTTCGCGCCGCTCGCTGCAGCGGAGATCAACGTCGACATGATAATTCAAAGCGCAAGCTCTGAGGGATACACCGACATGAGCTTCACCGTTCCGCGAACCGATTACAAACAGGCAATACGAATTCTGAATGAGTTGGTGAAGCAGAATAAAGCGACGCGCGTTGTCGGGGATGACAGAATCGCCAAGGTTTCGTTAGTCGGCGTCGGGATGAGGACCCACTCGGGCGTTGCCGCAAAAATGTTCAAGACGCTCGCCGATGCAGGGATAAACATCCAAATGATTTCCACGAGCGAGATAAAAATATCGATTGTGGTAAATGAAAGTGACATGAAGAAAGCTGCCCAGGTCCTTCACAAAGGATTCGGATTGGAAAAGGACGCACATTAA
- the thrC gene encoding threonine synthase, whose product MSYSGVINKYLSYLPFSEGVKPVTLLEGNTPLIEADNLRKDIKSPAKIFLKFEGMNPTGSFKDRGMTVAITKAVQDRAEAVICASTGNTSASAAAYAAKAGLRAFVILPKGKIAIGKLAQALIYGAKVIEIDGNFDDALRIVREIGEKTKVVIVNSINPFRIEGQKTASFEIIEVLGKIPTHHSLPVGNAGNITAYWKGYREWSEKNRTSLPKMLGFQAEGAAPIVHGKVVEHPETVATAIRIGNPASWKQAVQALDESKGQINIVTDAEILSAQRLIASTEGIFCEPASASSVAGLKQLIGRNYFTDKDVVVCTLTGNGLKDPDTASRDVPPPLAAKPILSEVLKLIQS is encoded by the coding sequence ATGTCATATTCTGGAGTAATAAATAAATATCTCAGCTACCTTCCTTTCTCGGAAGGAGTGAAACCTGTCACCCTCTTAGAAGGAAACACGCCGTTAATCGAGGCCGACAATCTCCGGAAAGATATCAAATCGCCGGCGAAAATTTTCCTCAAATTTGAAGGAATGAACCCTACCGGCTCCTTCAAGGATCGTGGAATGACTGTCGCGATTACGAAAGCCGTTCAAGATAGAGCGGAGGCGGTCATTTGTGCATCTACCGGAAACACGTCTGCATCCGCAGCCGCTTACGCCGCAAAGGCAGGACTCCGGGCGTTTGTGATTTTGCCGAAAGGAAAAATTGCCATCGGTAAGCTGGCACAGGCACTGATCTACGGTGCAAAGGTGATCGAGATCGACGGCAACTTCGACGACGCACTGAGAATAGTTCGAGAGATCGGAGAGAAGACAAAAGTGGTGATCGTCAACTCGATCAACCCGTTTCGCATAGAAGGACAGAAGACAGCATCATTTGAAATCATCGAGGTTCTCGGAAAAATCCCGACGCATCATTCGCTGCCGGTGGGCAACGCAGGCAATATAACGGCATACTGGAAAGGCTACAGAGAATGGTCGGAGAAGAACCGCACCAGTCTTCCGAAGATGCTCGGCTTCCAGGCAGAGGGTGCCGCGCCGATCGTTCATGGAAAAGTGGTTGAACATCCCGAAACGGTCGCTACAGCGATTCGTATCGGCAATCCGGCAAGCTGGAAGCAGGCGGTCCAGGCTCTGGACGAATCGAAAGGACAAATCAACATAGTGACCGACGCGGAAATTTTGTCGGCGCAGAGACTAATAGCATCCACCGAAGGAATCTTCTGCGAACCAGCCTCGGCTTCTTCAGTTGCCGGACTGAAACAACTTATCGGAAGGAATTATTTCACCGATAAAGATGTGGTCGTCTGTACTTTGACGGGAAATGGATTAAAAGATCCCGACACGGCGTCCAGAGACGTTCCACCTCCGCTTGCGGCGAAACCAATTCTATCCGAGGTGCTCAAACTCATCCAAAGTTAA
- a CDS encoding zinc-binding dehydrogenase: MRAIRIHEHGGVDKVVVDEIAAPIPQSNEVIVKIEAASINHLDIWVRNGFRNVTLPLPMILGSDGAGTIAEAGEEADDLKIGDRVLISPSTSCGRCEQCLSGKDNLCAEYKIIGEHCNGTDAELVAVKKNNVFRLPNNVSFEDAAASALVFITAYQMLVEKAKIQPLESVLVLGASSGVGTAAIEIARMFNARVIAVAGSDEKLEKARALGANEVINYNSESIYQGVRRITDKRGVDIVFEHVGKATWNDSVLSARRGGRIVTCGATTGFNALTDLRYVFSRQLTIYGSMMGSKSLLFTLLELLSEKKFKAVIDRTVHFTEVRKAHEIIESRRHFGKIVLTF; the protein is encoded by the coding sequence ATGCGCGCTATTCGTATACACGAGCACGGCGGCGTTGACAAAGTGGTCGTCGATGAAATTGCCGCTCCGATACCCCAATCAAATGAAGTAATCGTTAAAATAGAGGCTGCTTCAATAAACCATCTGGATATATGGGTTCGGAATGGATTCCGCAACGTGACACTTCCCCTTCCCATGATTTTGGGATCAGATGGTGCCGGAACGATTGCAGAAGCCGGAGAGGAAGCGGACGACTTAAAGATCGGCGACAGAGTTTTGATTTCACCTTCTACTTCATGCGGCCGGTGCGAACAATGTTTGAGCGGAAAAGATAATCTTTGTGCCGAGTACAAAATCATTGGCGAACACTGCAACGGGACCGATGCTGAACTCGTAGCTGTGAAAAAAAACAACGTTTTCAGGCTGCCCAACAACGTTTCGTTCGAGGATGCCGCGGCTTCGGCACTGGTTTTCATAACGGCATATCAAATGCTCGTTGAGAAGGCGAAGATTCAACCGCTGGAGAGTGTCCTGGTTCTCGGAGCAAGCAGCGGAGTTGGAACCGCTGCAATCGAAATTGCCAGGATGTTCAATGCCCGAGTAATCGCCGTCGCAGGCTCCGATGAAAAACTTGAGAAAGCTCGAGCGCTCGGTGCGAACGAGGTGATCAATTATAACTCGGAAAGCATCTATCAGGGCGTCAGGAGAATCACCGACAAGCGCGGCGTCGACATTGTCTTCGAGCACGTTGGCAAGGCAACCTGGAACGACAGCGTGCTTTCGGCGAGACGAGGTGGAAGGATTGTTACCTGCGGTGCGACGACCGGGTTCAATGCCTTGACAGATCTCCGCTACGTTTTCTCCAGGCAATTGACGATTTACGGAAGCATGATGGGAAGCAAAAGCCTGCTGTTCACATTGCTTGAATTGCTCAGTGAGAAAAAGTTCAAGGCTGTCATTGATAGAACCGTGCACTTCACCGAAGTTCGGAAGGCGCACGAGATCATTGAGAGCCGCCGGCATTTTGGAAAGATCGTTCTAACCTTTTAA
- a CDS encoding SDR family NAD(P)-dependent oxidoreductase: MIDFSNQVVLVTGGSRGIGAATAKWFAKARADVAITYRGRDKHASEVINEIKMLGRKANAYRGDVGKKKDVKQIVQDVLNDFGKINVLVNNAGIWTYGEIDKMDEKVWDETMDVNLKGTFLFCRYVVPIMKKQGGGAIVNVSSTAGQRGEALHSHYAATKGAVISLTKSLSTELGPYNIRVNSVAPGWVDTEMSAEALNDENYREEIRRDIPLGRIPTGEDIAGPILFLASELARHITGEILNVNGGSVLVG, translated from the coding sequence ATGATAGATTTTAGCAATCAAGTAGTGTTAGTAACCGGAGGATCAAGAGGAATCGGCGCGGCGACTGCAAAGTGGTTTGCGAAAGCGCGCGCAGATGTTGCCATTACATATCGTGGAAGAGACAAGCACGCGAGCGAAGTGATAAACGAAATAAAAATGCTCGGAAGAAAAGCAAACGCATATAGAGGCGACGTCGGCAAAAAAAAAGACGTAAAACAAATCGTGCAAGATGTATTGAATGACTTCGGCAAAATCAATGTTCTGGTGAACAACGCGGGAATTTGGACCTACGGTGAAATAGACAAGATGGATGAAAAAGTGTGGGACGAGACCATGGATGTCAATTTGAAAGGGACCTTTCTATTCTGCAGGTATGTCGTACCGATAATGAAGAAGCAGGGCGGCGGCGCGATCGTAAACGTTTCATCGACCGCAGGTCAGCGTGGAGAGGCGCTGCATTCTCATTATGCTGCCACGAAAGGAGCAGTGATTTCACTGACGAAAAGCCTATCCACGGAACTCGGTCCGTACAACATCCGGGTGAACAGTGTTGCGCCCGGATGGGTCGACACCGAGATGAGCGCCGAGGCATTAAACGATGAGAATTATAGAGAGGAAATACGCAGGGATATCCCTCTCGGAAGAATTCCGACGGGCGAAGATATCGCGGGACCAATCCTGTTTCTCGCTTCCGAACTTGCACGTCATATTACCGGAGAGATTCTTAACGTCAACGGCGGCTCAGTCTTAGTCGGTTAA
- a CDS encoding phage integrase N-terminal SAM-like domain-containing protein has translation MTVRVDPFGTEKFPAKKIPHSQLEVLIRQFDATMRHASQATRHVYKKGLDQLLAFTKTNGFKFTPSDFNSFRLWLFNGRNLSTNTVNVYLTASRRFCEFLIEHGLLKKNPAWKIHGTKPEFKTAEVNLTEVSAAISSIDRSTVLGKRDFVFLSAILDTGVSISELIDANVGDLKRDGRKARLSVKLKGTHAKNLTLTLPEQDTAALYDYLNARGSAAAGEPLFCALRGGGTSKARLSLRGVRFAMGRRLNFGNDRKIRLDSLRTYCLVRLMSKGKTSKEIRSIMRFKSNMPFRKIMFNAPHSRRFESPSGILHSEKT, from the coding sequence ATGACAGTCCGAGTAGATCCTTTTGGGACAGAGAAGTTCCCGGCAAAAAAAATTCCGCATAGTCAGCTTGAAGTTTTGATCCGTCAATTTGATGCCACGATGCGCCATGCGAGCCAGGCAACGCGGCATGTTTATAAGAAAGGACTGGATCAACTCTTAGCTTTCACTAAGACGAATGGATTTAAGTTTACGCCGAGCGACTTCAATAGTTTTCGTCTCTGGTTATTCAATGGGCGGAATCTTTCGACCAACACAGTGAATGTTTATTTGACCGCGTCGAGAAGATTTTGCGAATTTTTGATCGAACATGGTCTCTTGAAAAAGAATCCGGCCTGGAAGATACATGGAACGAAGCCGGAGTTCAAAACGGCGGAAGTAAATCTGACGGAAGTCTCAGCGGCGATATCTAGCATAGACAGGAGCACGGTTTTGGGAAAGCGCGATTTTGTCTTTTTGTCTGCGATCCTTGATACCGGCGTTTCGATCTCCGAGCTGATCGATGCAAACGTCGGCGATCTGAAAAGAGACGGGAGAAAGGCGAGACTATCTGTAAAGCTCAAAGGAACACATGCCAAAAATCTGACACTAACTTTACCCGAACAGGATACGGCAGCATTGTACGATTACTTGAATGCACGCGGATCGGCTGCGGCAGGCGAACCGCTTTTCTGCGCCCTGCGCGGTGGAGGAACCTCTAAGGCAAGGCTTTCCTTGCGTGGAGTTCGTTTTGCGATGGGACGCAGGTTGAATTTCGGAAACGATCGAAAAATCAGGCTCGACTCGCTGCGGACTTATTGTTTGGTTAGACTTATGTCCAAAGGTAAGACTTCCAAAGAAATACGTTCCATAATGCGCTTCAAAAGCAATATGCCGTTTAGAAAAATCATGTTTAACGCGCCGCATAGCCGAAGATTCGAATCTCCGAGCGGCATCCTGCATTCTGAGAAGACCTAA